In the Bombus fervidus isolate BK054 chromosome 13, iyBomFerv1, whole genome shotgun sequence genome, atttttaaagcaattatatacatattttcccttttttcaaAGTACAATATACAGTTTCCAGATCATTTTTCCTTTCGAATATATACTTAGCTGAACTGCtccgaaataataaatatatggaTACAGATGATTcttactataaataaaaatttgtattctaaataaaacaaattacgCTATTAATGCCGTAAAATAAGTATTACCGAAAATAgtatttattatgaaacaaCCTGATATTAGATTATCCTATATGTATTGCAACTCttttcatatatgtatgtattaaataaagataaacaATTACTTATCttacttataattaattttgctataaattCACAAAATCTTAGGCGTCTGTTTCGTAGCATTCTGTATATCATTACCTGAATTACGATAGCTTTTCTATCAGCTTAATAGAATTTTCTGTAAATACTTACTCCATTGCTTGGATTacattacataataataacagaaaatacaaatatgataataagaataaaacgaacgacttttttaatgtaatcattctaatattttcatataataatttatttgtaatttattcaagtaacttcataaatttttagatttttataatttctattaaatatttgtttgaaaCTAGAATTATCTTTTATGACTCacaaacatattatattaattaatatatattaatcacAAAAAACAATTGTATAAAtgtttcgtaaatttttttcgcaaattttttatttattataataaccgaccataaaaaaattaatatttaacacgtTAAATGCCACGCTAGTTTTTCAGGGATTGACCGTGGCGCCACGATGAAGTTTTTAATATACGATACATATAATGTTCAAATATTACCTATAAGAAATAGGTTACAATGCATTTATCTCACTAAGGTCACCGGTGACCCCCGTGGCGCTGAAGTGCGATTTCGCGCGATCACttatttttttcgtttcgtttttgtttcttcgcgttgttaaataattgttcCAAACCATAATCTATCCCTCGGTCATACTTATTCGGACCTGCAATAATCCTAAAAAACTGTCACAAAATTTAGCATCTTTTACTTTACTATCAACGCCCTTAATTGCCATCAGACATCTTTCAAGTCGAAACCTTCCTTAGGGTTATTGCTCATTAAGGTAAATCATGAAAAAATCGTGAACAAAATATCATGATAACGAAATTGAGGTTTCCGTTTCTCCATATGAAAGCTTGCTGAGAAAACCACGTCATGAATTAAAAGCAATGTCGGGAAAGGCTAGAACTATACGAcgattttgcaaaatatattatgaaaaaaaaactaaaaaacGCTAAGAAGGACAATTACAAAAAACTGTAGTAAAAAAGGCCGTGACATATTGCATTAATTTCATCACATCATTGTAGTAACGATGTTAATGATAAAAGATTTATAACTATTAACATTTGTTCAAATTGTGTATTTCTAGTAATCTTGGCGCGCCAGTCACCGGTGATCCTCATAGCATTCAATGTGTTAAGTATAAGATTAGGTAGTATACTGTCACTGTAGTTTTTACATTTAGGTGCATATCcaagtatgtatgtacattgaAAACATTGgaggaaatttattaataaactgAGTATTTCAGTATCGCGACCGTCAACCTTGCTTCGTTTATTTGCTATATTCGGCTATTTTTAACGTTCGTTACATTACAGCACTCGCGACTCGTGCATAACCCAACGTCGCTACCCTTGATTAATCATGGAAATTGGCGAAGAAATCCTAAAAAAGGAGGTAAAATCAACATAATGATTGAAATGTAATTGTAAAATGAAAGGTACATGTTATCTTAACTATCTTAGCATATAAAATATGgacataaattaatataaaatttttagaaagaacatttaaataaactttgtttttacgaaaatcgagtttgaaatttgtaaaatatacatatttcaatatgGGTAATTCCGGATTGAGCAGGAACAAATAATCGACAAGAGGTTTTTCTATGTACGAAAATAGGTAAAGAATCTAGtacaaaattttttcatagaaCGCTTcgtctttaaaaaaataagatttgAAAATTCCAGGCCTATTCTTAACTAAACACgttcaaattcaatttttttggAAACGAAGCTTTAAACGGAaagattttattctacatttttcacTTATTTTCGTATGTAAAATGTCCTCCTGCTAATTGATTACTCCCACCCGGTTGGTAATTACACAAATTCATATATACTAAATAAATCAAACTCGGCTTTCTCGAAGACGAAgtctcaaataaaaaaatgttattctatgTATacattcgattaattttttatctagAATCACTCTGTATATGCAgcctttttaaaataaattttctagtaAGAATTAACCGAATAATCTAAAATGAACATTAGCCAACAAAttacatatacaataattatttaaattacaataagTATCGTAATTAGTTCGATCTTCAAACTTATGTGAATATTGctattgatttttaatatgaaaatacagaaaatgtattttataatttaaagaataatttatcaatgaCCATTCAGTtcaacatttaaaataaatatgtttaaaaatgttaaaacggaaccgattctttaatttttctattttgtgcaaatatactatataaaccttttaaaatatttcttgcttTCATTTTGCAAAATACTTCTGCAAAATGcttttgcaaaattatttacagTTTGCAtcctaaatattaattaattgttaaaagCCACCAACCTACATTCTAAACTTCCAAAACATGTCGCACGATACAACGTAGAGACACTGATCCTATATCGATTGCGTCCGAAAGTGTAATttgataacaaaaataatactataacAACGACGGGAAAATATCGCAATATCTCTTAAACTTTTTCAATACTATGTATCATTTTaccatgaaaaattaataccagtagaataaaaaataaataaataatgaatgtagcaataaatgtaataactATCGAAAACATGAATAcgacaaataatatttctaatattttatttcaataattattacttGTGTATAAACTGGAAGAATTTTGCTGTTGGgcagaatatttcaaaatactgTCATAAAGTCTTTCGTTTATTACTTTACGTGTACattcaaagaaatattcaGTAAGTAAAATGCTTCTTTGTGACACTAATTCAATTGTAGCTAAAACAATGCACGAATTTCAGAGGTCAGAAGAATACTAACTCGTGAAAACCATCAACcaattctttcaatatttcttttattattacgatactattttaaatattaagatatatgTAGAAAAAACAATTACTTGTCTTAAGTAATCACATGTAAATAAACTCAAAAAAGACCAATAGAATAGTTATCACTGAACTGCAGATTTCTATGCAATATCATGTTTTTATGAATGTAACTACAGAAGTAGAACCTAGTTCCTGAGTTTAATGTTTTATCCAGCTGTATCTTTCCAACGTcggataatatttcaaaaaacaaaatatggaAGAGTTGTTAAAGGTATGCATCATTCTCCGTTCCgatttttcttaaaacattAAGAATCTTCTTTGACAAAATAAGAGtaagattgaattttaaaaattcataatcggattaaatagagatttatttcatccactaaatattataaccaatactttgttttatatattttatatacttttatataagtattatgcacactttgtatatttttccacTGTATATGTTCTACGCATAAACGTTCCGGTGAAGATTATACGCTTTATCTGAAAGGACTTACTTTATAGACGGCTAGCCTGAAGATTTTTCAAGTCACCGACCTATGTTAAACCAGATCATCTTCTGTCTTGAACTCCAATAAGTGTTCTTCCTCTCACGCGCGTTACTTTTTATCAGTTTTTCACGGTAGAAAcacaaaaattgttttcacgtataaatttcttataactgtgcaaaagaaaaatttctcgataaaaataatactgGTAAGAGACGAGAGAGGTGTACAAGAGACCTGCCTCCTACCGTTGTCGTTCGAAAACTCATGGTGCGAGCTTGATGCGATCGTGTGCTTCTTCCCCCACTCCTATGAAGTTAATCGTAGTGGAGAAACCCCTCATGTTGTTCGTATTTCGAACCTGACTCTTCGTGTATACACGAATACGCGTGTATATACACTATCTCTCAAAAGTTGAATACATATGTTACTGATAAAGGATTCTTCAATTTTGCACACATTACTTGcaattaacttttattttatatacaattttgtgtatacatttattattattattatgtatgcaTTTTTGtgtatgcaaaaatataacacaccttgtaacgccatattatatgtatatatgtacataatttctaatttctaatacTACACCTCTAATTTCTAACCTACATTATCTAAACCTTATTATTCTAAATCTATATACGAGTTACAAATAATACGTGATattaatacctttgcacataCTGAAATTGTTAaatgcaaatgaaataaagaaaaataaattaaacgaaattaaagtTAGGTAACTATCAcatctaaatatattttttaacatgttCTATTTTTCTACACTTTCcgaatcttttaaaatataagtttTGCATTCAAAGttctaaaattctaattgTCCTTTACACATGCAGAAACTTTTGACGGATagtgtatgtacgtatatacacaGTCTCAAACAGAACGTGGTCATTACATATTCACGAACCGTGTATGTGTACGACATAGAGCAGGTGCTCtaagattttttataaaaatttgttttttgaatactatttataaataagtatAGTAAAGACAATAAATATAGTTAAATCGTTAGAAACGTATACGTTCAATTATGTGaaataataagtaattatatatacaaatattacttaattaattacatatacatgtaaaatCATGACTATTTGTAGCGGTGGTACACGTAatcgatatacatacatataataatcactctttaatagaaatatattaagaatataatcCTGGGAATATCTGTGTTTCAAAATATCAATACATATCAATTTTgcttattacgtattttagtTTCCAAATGTTAGTtagcatttctttattttcagaaattatTGTCATCATTTTCAGAAACACTGCATGAAAACCTTCGGTACATTTTAACTTTGATTTTGTGATCTACGTAGTAACATATCAAATTTAAAACTGCTTGCAGATATCGTTAAAGATCATTCAAGCATGCTATGcggatttataaaaaaattcgtgACTGTTATTGCCGTGCCAGCAAGGAATCTAGATTATACGATAGaacgtatacatatgtatgtatatatatatggtattacattacacaagcatacacacatatatgtatgtacatagtaACTATGCACATGAATACACTACATTGTCCGTTTATCTATACAATATAATCTACGTAATCgcgatttcatttttctgtctCGAAAATATCAGATCTACTTCAGACATAGCTTTAACAATTacagttaaatatttaattattataaactaaatattaatgtttcaAGGGTTTTTTTATAGTAGTTCTTCATGTAATTCTTTCATGCAAcctattttgtatatttttaattttatagtctATTGCACCtgcttgaaataatttttggggtgacatatattttttcacatcCTTTCACGCTTGATTTCCTTTTACAATGAAAAGAATCTTTATACTGCTCTCCCCCTCTTTTGAACGCCCTCCTTGCCCTTCGATACACGTGATTTGTTCTGCAACACACTTCCATGAATAAGTAATATCACAGACGAGGAGACTATATTAGAATAGGAGGCGGGGCCTTAGGGCGCCTCACGCAAATACTATTTTACACATACACGTGTTTCCTTGCAGTATTAAAGTCTTTTCTATCTGATAGGGAGTATATACAAGCCCTGCAAATCATTCTATATTCTAATTGCATAAATGGAAATAAGttatgtatgaaaatatatacatatttcatttatgtaacaaaatttaatcgtacctaaaaacaattattcaaaattaaaaatttctaagaCTAgacttaaaaatttatacgtttaaatTCCTTAATATGAATAAATGTTGCTTGGAGTTgcaatatattgttatttaaacaTTATTCGTCTATTCCAAAAGAGGAAGTATTGAGAAATTGACACTTTGAAACAACTTCCGGTTTCTAGAATCATGCAATACACGTAGAGGAaactatttaatattcttctaaGTCATAAGCACGTGTATTTATAATACTGTGAAAAAAACGTGACAAAACTTATGTACTCATACCCTATAAATTAATCATcaattttaatgataaatttgaCATTCATTAATTTATGGATCCTtgtaataatgatatatagaTGAGTTAGTAAAAGATACAGGAGCTATAGTTTCataatcaaaatatatatcttttaaacgACGTGAACAtgtcaaaaaattataataaaaagtaacattttttgcgtatttttttaaatcaataaaatattttacatatgtatgatcaaatttttaactaaatcttcttttaattgtaacttttaattaatttcaattttcaattgaaatttacagtttattttaaatttcttaaaagatgttttatgtaatgtaaaaagaatttaaacattttttcgaaTTGGACGTCGCTGCAGTTAATTCCGTTTCAGCGGCGCTTCTGTCGTATTAACACAAGTAATATCCGGCCACGTTAAAATAGCTTGTTTGGTTAAAATATTGGCCGGGTCCTTGATCAGTTAATTGAATAGTGTATCTTAAAATCTTTTCCAAACTTAAAtgtgaataatttataaaagacaCTAAACTAACGAAGAATGAACTACTGGTCAATTTGTTTGCTGCTTGTCTCGCTGTTTGGTACCATATTACGTACTGGTGGTGTCGAACTATCCTTCGAACTACCTGACAATGCGAAACAATGTTTCTACGAAGAGATCAAACAGAACACGACAGCAATGCTCGAATTCCAGGTACATAGattacttattatttaataagataCTTCTTTTGGTAATGTgtagttattaaaataaaatttacaaacaatATATGTAGTTTATTTCGACGCAATGTCAGCcacatttaattttgtaatcgtTACCAACTTGTCATTGAAACACAAACATGTTGCAACTTTGCTATATTGACACTAAAATTTAACATGTTCTCCGAAGAATTCTTTTATAGATTATGAAGATGGTgtgatttcaattaaataaatgttttttagGTTGTGACAGGTGGACAATATGATGTTGATGTAATTTTAGAAGCACCAAATACAGAAAtcatttataaacaaataaaaacacAGTTTGATTCACATCAATTTACAGCATCAATGTCAGGAGCATATAAAGCCTGTTTTAGCAATGAATTCTCAACATTTTCACACAAACTTGTTTACATGGATTTCAGAGTGGGTGATCAATTACCAGTTGGGGAGCATGTAACTGTTATGACACAGGTAATACATAtgtcaattatttttatattatatataaaatataaaataaaatgtttgtaagCTCAAAATAAAagtcatataaatattttgttttagatGGAGTCTTCGGCTGAAGAAGTACATAAGCATTTGAATAGTATTTTAGACTATCAAACACATCATCGATTAAGAGAAGCGCAAGGTCGTAAACGTGCAGAAGATTTGAATACTCGTGTGCTCTTATGGTCCATTATGGAAACACTTACAATTCTGATCATATCTGTGGGGCAGGTGTATGTTTTAAGGACCTTTTTCACAGAAAGAAAGCGTTAATACATTCATTAGTGCATctgcaaataataatacattctTTGTTCGCAATACAATAACTAATCCGTCAGAGTAATGTGGGACACCATCATATTTAATGTTTCACAAATTCTACCAATTATGGTGCCATGTTAACTTTGGCCAGTTGTTTGTTGTGTCCATACCTATTTTGGACTGAAAAGTACAACTCCAAAGATACGAAATAATTTAGCAGCAGAAACATGTGGTTTCCTGGAGTATGAGGATGTTGTGTATGCGCGTTCATGtgtgtataatttaaattaagttATATAAAACCTAGGACATTTTAACAAGTACCTGCTCTATTACGAGCTATAAGGGGAATGTGGAATCAATTGGACTGTCTcttttaatgataaatttttaagttaTAACTGTACTTTGGCACTGACAGTATAATATTGTcatgaaaaatacatttttcttactGTGAATGTGTAACAATAAACTAGAACATTTGCGTATGAATGTATTACTTTTTATGATTACTTTTCCCATTTtactgaaatattaatataacttgTTACAATTATACTTAATGTACTGATTGACAAATAAAGAATATCTcaaatttgcattttatacaattaacagaaaaatatgaataaattttactttctgatttctcctatatatatatatatattctttgtattACGTAACTTaggatttacataaaataaaatcgcaTATCCTCGTATCCGAAGAACTAATGCATTGTCTTTTTTAActgatttataaaaaaataattttagcatttaaaaacgtaaaatacagtatatCTACTGCTAATTTTTATCAATCTGCAATTAGAATATGTGAAATATGTGTTCCTAAATACACACAATAATACTAATATGTAGTAATCAAGTTAAATTCAGTTTTGACGAAAATACATGTCTTTTAGACAGCCGGCAGAATAACCTTACTGTTACATTCACTTTAATATGCTGACACGACACAAGCAGAGTAACAGCTGTTATAACCAAGAAAAAGACGTAAACAAATTTTAGTAAAACTATtaaagttttatattatgGAGGTAAATTTTTGAATTCTCACGTGTCCGATTcaatatctatttttataagttattaaaaacgatttattttattaaatgtatgaatatataatcaataattattttttaacaaaaaaatattgtatttatttaatgcaaGTATAATGATAGTatttccttgtattttttatcACAATAAGGCTTATAAtcgttaattttatagaatttatagaatatatttctatatgtcatatattttatagaattaatttatgattaaaaatatattaaatttactaatAATACCTCTAATGtaatagtttatttattaatgttttcataattttatacaataactTTCTTATTAACAGTATGTGTagtatttaatacaatttaaattataattgatgTTATATCTTGTTTAGGAACAGGGTATTcctattgatattaatattagaaaactATTAGAATGGTTAATAAATAGAAGACATTGCTCTAAGGACTGGCATGTAAAAGTTTTAACTATCAgagaaaaaattaacaatGCAATACAAGATATGCCTGTTCACGAggaaattgcaaaattactATCTGGTTCATGTATgctacataaatattttatattttattctgttcataattcaatttacatttattatttaatttttattctttcagatataaattattttcattgtttgaaaatagtagaaatattgaaagaaactgaagctgatacaaaaaatgtatttggCAGATATGGCTCACAAAGAATGAAAGATTGGCAAGAAATATTACGATTATATGAAAAAGACAATTTGTATCTTGCAGAAGTTTCTCAGATACTTATAAGAAAtgttaattatgaaattccaAGTACTAAAAGACAAATTCAAAAATTGGAACAAATACAAGCTGtaggtatttattatatgtacattgtatattattatatttttataaataatataacatatttttatcagGACTTTGAAAAAAGAGAGGCAGACcataaaaaatcagaaaatgcAGTTAGGTCGGAATTTAACTCACTTTGTAAGCAGTTAGGTATTACTGGAAAACAAATGAAACAGGAATTATctgaaaaagtaaaagaacttccagaaatttatgaaaaaattgctGAGAAGATTAAATCATTAGAAAAAGTTGTAGAATTCTATTGTggttttgttaattatactcTTGGTAGACAGTATGATGATGGCTGTGTTCCTATGATACAATACATAGTTGGTAtgctaaattaataaaaacattttttaaaaagtgtcatacatatattatgctaaaaatattataaattaattagataAAGGAAATACTACTACATATGAATGGATTTATGGCGAAGCTCCATTATCGGTTAGTGAACCATCTTTAAATATAAGCTTAGATAATGATGATCtggagaagaagaaagtcgAAGATatcgataacgttgtatgtaaACCATtgtaaaatgttacaaataacttagaaaatttttctaaatattattttcattaatttaggGAATTGATTTTGGAGAAATTGATATAAATGGCGGCATAAATTTCGGCGATGTTAATTTAGAAGCTGGGGGTGAAATTGATTGGGGTGATGGAAATGTAGAAGAAGCTATACTTGGAGATattgattataatatttctttagaaGAATCTGGTATAGTCGTAGAAGCAGCTGGTCATGAAGGTGGAATTGCTACTGGTCCTGAAGCGTACACAGTCCTTGATAATCCATCTACTagaaatgattttattaaccAGTTGTTTGAGGTATATatgtttttatcttttctagTTACAAACATAATGCTTTCAGTgatgattaaaatttattttcttatagcTGGAAGCATTTCTTAAATTACGTTTATATGAATTCAAAGGTGACAATAGTGTAAATTTCTTAAGCTTCAGTCAATTACAAAATTCATCTTCTATTGTACAAAATTCTACATTAGAAAATAGTCAGAATATGTTAGATAACGTTCAAGTTGTCTTATCTGAAATTTTGGATACTAAAGTTCAGCACTTACATAACATAAAACATTCTGCAAGGTAAaccaaataatataaacattatatttatatattattttaaagaaattaaaagtttatttctttttatagataTGTAGATATCTTAACTTCAtcgttaaaacaaaaattaagttTAGTTGATAAAATGATAGCTTTACAAAAATCTGTgagagagaaacgagaaaagtGTGCACAAGAAGTTACTACTCTTCGACCTCTTCTTCAACTTCTTATacaaagaacaaaagaaatacAAGTAGAGGTATctgcaataatttttgttaacaaATTTCATCTGTTagcgtatatttatttattaattttctttttctacttatagattgaaaaagatatctcaaaaaaatataaaaacagagTTGTATATTTAATCGGAGGTATAAATATGTTgtaaataactaaaaaaaaggagaatatATCTACTGTAAATAAGATTTTATTgcagaatatataatatcatatactatgtaaacaaattttctgtAAACAAAGAAGACTGTTCCGACGTATTAGGTTGTCTCAAAaattcctttcgttttataaggaaataatagatgcacaacattttttgttttatattattttattgaattatgtatgatccattttgttctactactacgaaatttgttttattattgcaaagtagatcatacataattcaataaaataatataaaacaaaaaatatcgtacttctattatttctatatagaacgaaagaaacttttggaacAACTTAATATATTATCTTGTTGATTTCTGATATTACAGAAAAATTTGTACCTTTCATAATAAATGTTACAATACTTATTAAAGTACACTTCTTATCTTTGGTATGAacacaatattattaaattatatattaatgttCAATtcagttatttatattttacaattctatACCAAATATTACATGATCATAAAAAGATTTTGCACTAATCTCCAAGGTGAAGAAGTGCATACAGCTTTGGTTGTTGGACACGGATAACGTTTTAAACATTCAGCGAATGAACGATCGCATTCACACAATCGCTGAGCACATGATCCAGATCCTCCCCAATTTCCATGTTCAACAGCtacaatatagagaaaaatatacttcgaaataaaaataagttatttaaataaaaataatgtattctACGAAACTAACCGCATACTGGTTTGTAACCGCGATAACATCTCCAATAATATGGTACAAAGTATTCTGAAAATGTTGGACATTCTGTAGCATCAT is a window encoding:
- the LOC139993464 gene encoding transmembrane emp24 domain-containing protein 7 → MNYWSICLLLVSLFGTILRTGGVELSFELPDNAKQCFYEEIKQNTTAMLEFQVVTGGQYDVDVILEAPNTEIIYKQIKTQFDSHQFTASMSGAYKACFSNEFSTFSHKLVYMDFRVGDQLPVGEHVTVMTQMESSAEEVHKHLNSILDYQTHHRLREAQGRKRAEDLNTRVLLWSIMETLTILIISVGQVYVLRTFFTERKR
- the LOC139993433 gene encoding CDK5 regulatory subunit-associated protein 3, which encodes MEEQGIPIDINIRKLLEWLINRRHCSKDWHVKVLTIREKINNAIQDMPVHEEIAKLLSGSYINYFHCLKIVEILKETEADTKNVFGRYGSQRMKDWQEILRLYEKDNLYLAEVSQILIRNVNYEIPSTKRQIQKLEQIQADFEKREADHKKSENAVRSEFNSLCKQLGITGKQMKQELSEKVKELPEIYEKIAEKIKSLEKVVEFYCGFVNYTLGRQYDDGCVPMIQYIVDKGNTTTYEWIYGEAPLSVSEPSLNISLDNDDLEKKKVEDIDNVGIDFGEIDINGGINFGDVNLEAGGEIDWGDGNVEEAILGDIDYNISLEESGIVVEAAGHEGGIATGPEAYTVLDNPSTRNDFINQLFELEAFLKLRLYEFKGDNSVNFLSFSQLQNSSSIVQNSTLENSQNMLDNVQVVLSEILDTKVQHLHNIKHSARYVDILTSSLKQKLSLVDKMIALQKSVREKREKCAQEVTTLRPLLQLLIQRTKEIQVEIEKDISKKYKNRVVYLIGGINML